The Pelobates fuscus isolate aPelFus1 chromosome 2, aPelFus1.pri, whole genome shotgun sequence genome has a segment encoding these proteins:
- the LOC134586091 gene encoding olfactory receptor 2K2-like, translated as MGESECILLVFMAYDRFVAICNPLRYSLVMNRWTYIWMITVTWTVSCVTSSVDIFLVYRLTFCRSNIINHFICEIPSLLHLSCSDISVLNSLRLSGGVILLLLPFTVIIFSYFKIIIAIIRIQSGRYKAFSTCFSHLIVVTLYYGTAMVLYLRPRLSRADNTDKLISVFYTIITPLLNPLIYSLRNKEVLRAMRRLGRKL; from the coding sequence ATGGGAGAAAGTGAATGTATTCTTCTGGTTTTCATGGCATATGATCGCTTTGTTGCAATTTGCAACCCTTTACGCTATAGCTTAGTCATGAACAGATGGACCTACATCTGGATGATTACTGTCACATGGACTGTGAGCTGCGTCACATCATCAGTTGATATTTTCCTTGTATATAGATTAACGTTTTGCAGATCCAACATCATTAACCATTTCATTTGTGAAATCCCTTCACTCTTGCACTTGTCCTGCAGCGATATCTCTGTACTTAATAGCTTGAGATTGAGTGGAGGTGTAATCCTCCTTCTGCTGCCATTCACTGTcattattttctcttattttaaaattattattgcaaTAATAAGAATCCAGTCTGGAAGATACAAAGCATTTTCCACTTGTTTTTCACACCTTATTGTTGTCACCTTGTACTATGGGACAGCCATGGTCCTCTACTTGCGACCACGGCTCTCCAGAGCAGATAACACAGACAAGCTAATCTCTGTATTCTATACTATAATCACACCACTGTTAAACCCTTTAATCTATAGCCTGAGAAATAAAGAGGTGCTCAGAGCCATGAGAAGATTAGGAAGAAAGCTGTAG